The proteins below are encoded in one region of Streptomyces roseirectus:
- a CDS encoding PhzF family phenazine biosynthesis protein — MTDYDVLRVFCAPGGGYGNELGVVRDGSRVPERAERQELAAKLGFSETVFVDDPERGVIDIYTPTTRLPFAGHPCVGTAWLLDVPELVTPAGLVGARLDGEFSWVEARAEWAPPRTLRRYGSAAEVDDLPIPPPGEWIYAWAWLDEAAGRVRARAFPGRGDGIDEDEATGAAAILLTDQLGRALNITQGAGSQILTAPQPYGWVEVGGRVFLER; from the coding sequence GTGACTGATTACGACGTCCTCCGCGTCTTCTGCGCCCCCGGCGGAGGGTATGGCAACGAACTCGGTGTGGTCCGCGACGGCTCGCGGGTGCCCGAGCGTGCGGAACGGCAGGAGCTGGCGGCCAAACTCGGCTTCAGCGAGACCGTGTTCGTGGACGACCCCGAGCGCGGGGTGATCGACATCTACACGCCCACGACCCGGCTCCCTTTCGCCGGCCACCCCTGCGTCGGCACGGCCTGGCTCCTGGACGTCCCGGAGCTGGTGACCCCGGCCGGGCTGGTCGGCGCGCGGCTGGACGGCGAGTTCAGCTGGGTCGAGGCGCGGGCGGAGTGGGCCCCGCCGAGGACCCTGCGCCGCTACGGCAGCGCCGCCGAGGTCGACGACCTGCCGATACCCCCGCCGGGGGAGTGGATCTACGCGTGGGCGTGGCTGGACGAGGCGGCGGGCCGCGTCCGCGCACGTGCCTTCCCCGGCCGCGGCGACGGCATCGACGAGGACGAGGCGACCGGTGCGGCCGCGATCCTCCTCACCGACCAGCTGGGCCGCGCGCTGAACATCACCCAGGGCGCCGGCTCCCAGATCCTGACGGCGCCGCAGCCGTACGGGTGGGTGGAGGTCGGGGGGCGGGTCTTCCTGGAACGGTGA
- the map gene encoding type I methionyl aminopeptidase, with translation MSGQSLLVPGELSPTRTVPGNIRRPEYVGKPAPTPYTGPEVQTPETVEAMRVAGRIAARAMEEAAKHIAPGVTTDLLDKVAHDYMCDHGAYPSTLGYRGFPKSLCTSVNEVICHGIPDSTVLKDGDIVNLDVTAYIGGVHGDNNATYLVGDVDEESRLLVERTRESLNRAIKAVRPGRQINIIGRVIESYAKRFGYGVVRDFTGHGINSSFHSGLIIPHYDSPHATTVIQPGMTFTIEPMLTLGTHEYDMWDDGWTVVTKDRRRTAQFEHTLVVTETGAEILTLP, from the coding sequence ATGTCTGGCCAGTCGCTGCTCGTACCAGGGGAGCTGTCTCCCACCCGCACGGTTCCCGGAAACATCCGGCGCCCCGAGTACGTCGGCAAGCCCGCGCCGACGCCGTACACCGGCCCGGAGGTGCAGACGCCGGAGACCGTGGAGGCGATGCGCGTCGCGGGCCGGATCGCCGCGCGGGCGATGGAGGAGGCGGCGAAGCACATCGCGCCGGGCGTGACGACGGACCTGCTGGACAAGGTGGCGCACGACTACATGTGCGACCACGGCGCCTATCCGTCGACGCTCGGCTACCGCGGCTTCCCCAAGTCCCTGTGCACCAGCGTCAACGAGGTCATCTGCCACGGCATCCCGGACTCGACGGTCCTGAAGGACGGCGACATCGTCAACCTGGACGTCACCGCGTACATCGGCGGCGTGCACGGGGACAACAACGCGACGTACCTGGTCGGCGACGTCGACGAGGAGTCGCGGCTGCTGGTGGAGCGCACGCGCGAGTCGCTGAACCGCGCCATCAAGGCCGTCCGTCCGGGCCGGCAGATCAACATCATCGGCCGGGTCATCGAGTCGTACGCGAAGCGCTTCGGGTACGGCGTGGTCCGGGACTTCACCGGGCACGGCATCAACTCGTCGTTCCACTCGGGCCTGATCATCCCGCACTACGACAGCCCGCACGCGACGACCGTCATCCAGCCCGGCATGACGTTCACGATCGAGCCGATGCTGACGCTGGGGACGCACGAGTACGACATGTGGGACGACGGCTGGACGGTCGTCACGAAGGACCGCAGGCGGACGGCGCAGTTCGAGCACACGCTGGTGGTGACGGAGACCGGCGCGGAGATCCTGACGCTGCCGTAA
- a CDS encoding DUF6247 family protein, translated as MSAQHSETPTTLPPLRTVADIRAALREGRGFPGDKEDFELDLARALDASTAADLGKVAEVIVDYRGRIRLYSDPGFDDALQEGLEIAAKIKKGELG; from the coding sequence ATGAGTGCGCAGCACTCCGAGACACCCACGACACTTCCCCCGCTCAGGACCGTGGCCGACATCCGGGCCGCCCTGAGGGAGGGCCGGGGATTCCCCGGTGACAAGGAGGACTTCGAACTCGACCTCGCCCGCGCCCTGGACGCCTCCACGGCCGCCGACCTCGGCAAGGTCGCCGAAGTGATCGTCGACTACCGGGGCCGGATCCGGCTGTACTCGGACCCGGGGTTCGACGACGCCCTCCAGGAGGGCCTTGAGATCGCGGCGAAGATCAAGAAGGGCGAGCTGGGTTGA
- the npdG gene encoding NADPH-dependent F420 reductase: MTSTDSADKPAPKDPWDLPDVSGLIVGVLGGTGPQGKGLAYRLAKAGQKVIIGSRAADRAQEAAAELGHGVKGADNAETARRSDVVIVAVPWDGHGKTLESLRTELAGKLVVDCVNPLGFDKKGAYALKPEEGSAAEQAAALLPDSRVTAAFHHLSAVLLQDPEIDEIDTDVMVLGEARADVEIVQALAGRIPGMRGVFAGRLRNAHQVESLVANLISVNRRYKAHAGLRVTDI; this comes from the coding sequence ATGACCTCTACGGACAGTGCAGACAAGCCCGCCCCCAAGGACCCCTGGGACCTCCCCGACGTCTCCGGCCTGATCGTCGGCGTGCTGGGCGGGACGGGCCCGCAGGGCAAGGGGCTCGCGTACCGGCTCGCGAAGGCCGGCCAGAAGGTGATCATCGGCTCCCGTGCGGCGGACCGCGCGCAGGAGGCGGCGGCCGAACTGGGCCACGGCGTCAAGGGCGCGGACAACGCGGAGACCGCCCGCCGCAGCGACGTCGTCATCGTCGCGGTCCCGTGGGACGGCCACGGCAAGACCCTGGAGTCCCTGCGCACGGAACTCGCCGGCAAGCTGGTCGTGGACTGCGTCAACCCGCTCGGCTTCGACAAGAAGGGCGCGTACGCGCTGAAGCCGGAGGAGGGCAGCGCCGCCGAGCAGGCCGCCGCGCTGCTGCCGGACTCCCGGGTCACCGCCGCGTTCCACCACCTGTCCGCCGTCCTCCTCCAGGACCCGGAGATCGACGAGATCGACACGGACGTCATGGTGCTGGGCGAGGCGCGGGCCGACGTCGAGATCGTGCAGGCGCTGGCCGGCCGCATCCCCGGCATGCGGGGCGTCTTCGCGGGCCGGCTGCGCAACGCGCACCAGGTCGAGTCGCTGGTGGCGAACCTGATCTCCGTCAACCGCCGCTACAAGGCGCACGCGGGGCTGCGGGTCACCGACATCTGA
- a CDS encoding sensor histidine kinase, whose product MQIETGPLRRPFAGAGRATVFHCAGVAVQAGVVLVLAAPWIYFVPTALWAVAVAAVVPAAGVVLAGPLLTRVQRARFRDRLGVRVPAPVGLAERPGPRGLRRWLGSAPGRRQLRYHLLAAPLCALGGLLVAALWAAGAASATVYVWLWVTPWQWWVHDAGYTAEAAYVTVAGAALLYAAAWLAKALARRDARAARALLGPSREEELTRRVADLAESRAAVVDAADAERRRIERDLHDGVQQRLVALAVNLGLARATLGELPADVRTVLDEAHREAKEAIAELNDLVRGLHPAVLEDRGLDAALSGVAARLPVPVRLAVRLARRPSPTVEAVAYFVVSEALTNVVKHARASRAEVTVEERAGTLVVAVSDDGVGGADASGGSGGSGTGLAGLAKRVASVDGVFSCRSPVGGPTVVTVELPCVP is encoded by the coding sequence ATGCAGATCGAGACGGGCCCCTTGCGGCGGCCGTTCGCCGGCGCGGGCCGCGCGACCGTGTTCCACTGCGCCGGCGTCGCGGTCCAGGCCGGCGTCGTGCTGGTCCTGGCGGCGCCGTGGATCTACTTCGTGCCGACCGCGCTGTGGGCGGTGGCCGTGGCCGCCGTGGTGCCGGCGGCCGGCGTGGTGCTCGCCGGGCCGCTGCTGACGAGGGTGCAGCGGGCCCGGTTCCGCGACCGGCTCGGCGTGCGCGTGCCGGCGCCGGTGGGCCTGGCGGAGCGCCCCGGCCCGCGCGGGCTGCGGCGCTGGCTGGGCTCGGCCCCGGGCCGCCGTCAACTGCGCTACCACCTGCTCGCCGCCCCGCTGTGCGCGCTCGGCGGGCTGCTGGTGGCGGCGCTGTGGGCGGCGGGGGCCGCGTCCGCCACGGTGTACGTGTGGCTGTGGGTGACGCCGTGGCAGTGGTGGGTGCACGACGCGGGCTACACGGCGGAGGCGGCGTACGTCACCGTCGCGGGCGCCGCCCTGCTGTACGCGGCGGCCTGGCTGGCGAAGGCGCTGGCCCGGCGGGACGCCCGCGCCGCGCGGGCGCTGCTCGGGCCGAGCCGGGAGGAGGAGCTGACGCGGCGGGTCGCGGACCTCGCGGAGAGCCGGGCCGCCGTGGTCGACGCGGCGGACGCCGAGCGACGGCGGATCGAGCGGGACCTGCACGACGGGGTGCAGCAGCGGCTCGTCGCGCTCGCCGTCAACCTCGGCCTGGCCAGGGCCACGCTGGGCGAGCTGCCGGCGGACGTCCGGACGGTGCTCGACGAGGCGCACCGGGAGGCGAAGGAGGCGATCGCCGAGCTGAACGACCTGGTACGGGGCCTGCATCCGGCGGTCCTGGAGGACCGGGGGCTCGACGCCGCGCTCTCCGGCGTCGCCGCCCGGCTGCCGGTGCCGGTGCGGCTGGCGGTGCGGCTGGCGCGGCGTCCCTCGCCGACGGTCGAGGCGGTCGCCTACTTCGTCGTCTCCGAGGCGCTGACGAACGTCGTCAAGCACGCGCGGGCGTCGAGGGCGGAGGTGACGGTCGAGGAGCGGGCGGGGACACTGGTGGTCGCCGTCTCGGACGACGGAGTGGGCGGGGCGGACGCCTCGGGGGGCTCGGGGGGTTCGGGTACCGGGCTCGCGGGGCTGGCCAAGCGCGTCGCGTCCGTCGACGGCGTGTTCTCCTGCCGGAGTCCCGTCGGGGGCCCGACCGTCGTGACCGTGGAGCTGCCGTGCGTGCCGTGA
- the efeU gene encoding iron uptake transporter permease EfeU has protein sequence MFSNYLIGLREGLEASLVVCVLIAYLVKTGRRDALRPIWLGVATAVVIALGFGCALEFGSQELTFEAQEALGGSLSIVSVGLVTWMVFWMRRTARHLKAELHGKLDAALAMGTGALVATAFLAVGREGLETALFIWTSVHAAGDGTPRPLIGAGLGLATAVLLGWLFYRGALRIDLARFFTWTGGMLVVVAAGVLAYGVHDLQEADWVPGLTRLAFDISDAIPPDSWYGTLLKGVFNFQPDPTVLQVTVWLLYLVPTLALFLAPVGFASGKRKVKSPDDQAAQA, from the coding sequence GTGTTCTCCAACTACTTGATCGGGCTGCGGGAAGGGCTTGAGGCGAGCCTCGTCGTCTGCGTCCTCATCGCCTACCTGGTGAAGACCGGGCGGCGGGACGCGCTGCGGCCGATCTGGCTCGGGGTCGCCACGGCCGTCGTGATCGCGCTCGGGTTCGGGTGCGCGCTCGAATTCGGGTCGCAGGAGCTGACGTTCGAGGCGCAGGAGGCGCTGGGCGGCTCGCTGTCGATCGTGTCGGTGGGGCTCGTGACGTGGATGGTGTTCTGGATGCGGCGCACCGCGCGGCATCTGAAGGCCGAGCTGCACGGCAAGCTGGACGCCGCGCTCGCGATGGGCACGGGCGCGCTGGTCGCGACGGCGTTCCTCGCGGTGGGCCGGGAGGGCCTGGAGACGGCCCTGTTCATCTGGACGTCCGTGCACGCGGCCGGGGACGGGACGCCGCGTCCGCTGATCGGGGCGGGGCTCGGGCTCGCCACGGCCGTCCTGCTGGGGTGGCTGTTCTACCGGGGTGCGCTGCGGATCGATCTGGCGCGGTTCTTCACCTGGACCGGCGGGATGCTGGTCGTCGTCGCGGCGGGCGTACTCGCCTACGGCGTCCACGACCTGCAGGAGGCCGACTGGGTGCCGGGGCTGACCCGGCTCGCGTTCGACATCAGCGACGCGATCCCGCCGGACAGCTGGTACGGGACGCTGCTGAAGGGCGTGTTCAACTTCCAGCCGGACCCGACCGTCCTCCAGGTCACGGTGTGGCTGCTGTACCTGGTCCCGACGCTCGCCCTGTTCCTCGCCCCGGTAGGGTTCGCCTCCGGGAAGAGGAAGGTGAAGTCACCTGATGATCAGGCTGCGCAGGCGTGA
- a CDS encoding heme oxygenase (biliverdin-producing), whose protein sequence is MDSFSTVIRTASHEAHVEAETSTFMADMLGGRLGVDAYARYTEQLWFVYEALEAGAQRLAGDPVAGPFVRPELFRLGALERDLAHLRGPGWRAGLSALPATRAYAERVRECAEEWPAGYVAHHYTRYLGDLSGGQIIRDRAERTWGFEKKGDGVRFYVFEGIGNPAAFKRGYRELLDAVHADELEKQRIVGECKRAFALNTGVFRGLGEEFAVSA, encoded by the coding sequence ATGGACTCCTTCTCGACCGTCATCCGCACCGCGTCCCACGAGGCGCACGTAGAGGCCGAGACCTCGACCTTCATGGCCGACATGCTCGGCGGACGCCTCGGCGTCGACGCGTACGCGCGCTACACCGAGCAGCTGTGGTTCGTGTACGAGGCGCTGGAGGCCGGCGCCCAGCGGCTGGCCGGCGATCCCGTCGCGGGGCCCTTCGTGCGGCCGGAGCTGTTCCGGCTCGGCGCGCTGGAGCGGGACCTCGCGCACCTGCGGGGGCCCGGCTGGCGGGCGGGGCTGTCCGCGCTGCCCGCGACCCGGGCGTACGCGGAGCGCGTCCGCGAGTGCGCCGAGGAGTGGCCCGCGGGGTATGTCGCCCACCACTACACCCGCTACCTCGGCGATCTCTCCGGCGGGCAGATCATCCGCGACAGGGCCGAGCGGACCTGGGGGTTCGAGAAGAAGGGCGACGGCGTCCGGTTCTACGTCTTCGAGGGCATCGGGAATCCCGCCGCCTTCAAGCGGGGGTACCGGGAGCTGCTGGACGCGGTCCACGCCGACGAGCTGGAGAAGCAGCGGATCGTGGGCGAGTGCAAGCGCGCGTTCGCGCTGAACACGGGGGTGTTCCGGGGGTTGGGGGAGGAGTTCGCGGTGAGCGCGTGA
- a CDS encoding response regulator transcription factor, with the protein MRAVIAEDSVLLRIGVVKVLEAAGFEVCAETADAHGLLAAVEEHRPDLAVIDVRMPPGFTDEGVRAALVIRRQWPDTAVLLLSQYVEERYAADLLASHTSGVGYLLKERIADVEEFAQSARRVAGGGTALDPQVVAQLLVRRHRDPLDRLTPREREVLELMAGGRSNAGIAAELVVSDSAVAKHINSIFTKLDLPRAEADHRRVLAVLRLLGVTGG; encoded by the coding sequence GTGCGTGCCGTGATCGCCGAGGATTCCGTCCTGCTGCGGATCGGGGTGGTCAAGGTGCTGGAGGCGGCCGGGTTCGAGGTGTGCGCGGAGACGGCCGACGCGCACGGGCTGCTGGCGGCGGTCGAGGAGCACCGGCCGGACCTCGCGGTGATCGACGTCCGGATGCCGCCCGGCTTCACCGACGAGGGGGTGCGGGCCGCGCTCGTGATCCGCCGGCAGTGGCCGGACACCGCCGTGCTGCTGCTGTCGCAGTACGTGGAGGAGCGGTACGCGGCCGATCTCCTCGCCTCGCACACGTCCGGCGTCGGCTACCTGCTCAAGGAGCGGATCGCCGACGTCGAGGAGTTCGCGCAGTCGGCGCGGCGGGTGGCGGGCGGGGGGACCGCGCTGGATCCGCAGGTCGTCGCGCAGTTGCTGGTGCGCCGGCACCGCGATCCCCTCGACCGGTTGACGCCGCGCGAGCGGGAGGTGCTTGAGCTGATGGCGGGCGGGCGGTCCAACGCCGGGATCGCGGCGGAGCTGGTCGTCAGCGACAGCGCGGTCGCCAAGCACATCAACAGCATCTTCACGAAACTGGATCTGCCGCGGGCGGAGGCCGATCATCGCCGGGTGCTGGCGGTGTTGCGGTTGCTCGGGGTGACGGGGGGGTAA
- the efeO gene encoding iron uptake system protein EfeO translates to MRPARLTVATAAATLVALTAVTGCTEKSGAGDGDRVIKVTATDDACETSRKTVGAGHVELAVENKGSKVTEVYLLFPDDRIVSERENIGAGTRQRLTAEVKAGEYVIACKPGMKGKGIRQALSVTGATTAKRDPALDKAVAEYRRYAQEQADATLPKVKVFTDAIQAGNLAAAQSAYAPSRIGWERTEPVAESFGDIDPLVDTRADGLEPGQKWTGWHRLEKALWQDKRIGAEEKTLAAQLVKDLTDWQKRVGTAEITPTSMANGAKELLDEVATGKVTGEEDRYSHTDLVDFKANVEGAQEAYTLLRSIAQKNDPALVTELDRQFAALNALLDKYRADKVSYDFVSYDKVTEAQRKELSDAVNALAEPLSKLAAAVVK, encoded by the coding sequence ATGCGCCCCGCCAGACTCACCGTCGCCACCGCAGCCGCGACACTCGTGGCCCTGACCGCCGTCACGGGCTGTACGGAGAAGAGCGGCGCCGGGGACGGCGACCGGGTGATCAAGGTGACCGCGACGGACGACGCGTGCGAGACGTCGAGGAAGACGGTCGGCGCGGGGCACGTCGAACTCGCCGTCGAGAACAAGGGATCGAAGGTCACCGAGGTCTATCTGCTGTTCCCGGACGACCGGATCGTCTCGGAGCGGGAGAACATCGGCGCGGGCACCAGGCAGCGGCTGACCGCCGAGGTGAAGGCCGGTGAGTACGTCATCGCGTGCAAGCCCGGCATGAAGGGCAAGGGCATCCGCCAGGCCCTGTCGGTGACCGGCGCCACCACCGCGAAACGCGACCCGGCCCTCGACAAGGCCGTGGCCGAATACCGCCGCTACGCGCAGGAGCAGGCCGACGCGACGCTGCCGAAGGTGAAGGTCTTCACGGACGCGATCCAGGCCGGGAACCTCGCCGCCGCGCAGTCCGCCTACGCCCCCTCGCGCATCGGCTGGGAGCGCACCGAGCCGGTCGCGGAGTCGTTCGGGGACATCGACCCGCTGGTCGACACCCGCGCGGACGGCCTGGAGCCGGGCCAGAAGTGGACGGGCTGGCACCGGCTGGAGAAGGCCCTGTGGCAGGACAAGCGGATCGGCGCCGAGGAGAAGACGCTCGCGGCGCAGCTCGTCAAGGACCTCACCGACTGGCAGAAGCGCGTCGGCACCGCCGAGATCACCCCGACCTCGATGGCCAACGGCGCCAAGGAACTCCTCGACGAGGTCGCCACCGGCAAGGTCACCGGCGAGGAGGACCGCTACTCGCACACCGACCTCGTCGACTTCAAGGCCAACGTCGAGGGCGCCCAGGAGGCGTACACCCTGCTGCGCTCCATCGCCCAGAAGAACGACCCCGCTCTGGTCACGGAGTTGGACCGGCAGTTCGCCGCGCTGAACGCCCTCCTCGACAAGTACCGTGCGGACAAGGTGTCCTACGACTTCGTCTCCTACGACAAGGTCACCGAGGCGCAGCGCAAGGAGCTGTCGGACGCGGTGAACGCGCTCGCGGAGCCGCTGTCCAAGCTCGCCGCGGCCGTGGTCAAGTAG
- a CDS encoding FecCD family ABC transporter permease, translated as MALLEKGVEPVERVSGGGRRREWWLGAGLVVALVALVPVAAGTGAYPIPLGDVVGSVGHRVGLWGGELDRVAESVLWNVRFPRIVLALLVGASLGCAGALMQGVFGNPLAEPGVIGISSGAAVGAVAAISLGVGFLGTWTVPAFAFVGGLGTALLVYALSRSGGKAEVVTLILTGIAVNAFGGALIGLFLFFADTAAVNQIVFWQLGSLSQATWPKVLAVLPCTVVGLALAPLYSRRLDLLALGERPARHLGVDVERLRVVLILVIALLTAAAVSVSGIIGFVGLVIPHLLRMAAGPGHRFLVPVSALLGAFVLLAADLSSRTIAAPAELPLGVLTGLLGSPFFFWLLHRTRQRQGGWV; from the coding sequence ATGGCCTTGCTGGAAAAGGGTGTTGAGCCGGTGGAGAGGGTGTCGGGGGGTGGGCGGCGGCGGGAGTGGTGGCTCGGGGCGGGGCTGGTGGTGGCGTTGGTCGCGCTGGTGCCGGTCGCCGCCGGGACGGGGGCGTATCCGATTCCGTTGGGGGATGTGGTGGGGTCGGTGGGGCATCGGGTGGGGTTGTGGGGCGGGGAATTGGATCGGGTCGCGGAGTCCGTGTTGTGGAATGTGCGGTTTCCTCGGATTGTGCTGGCGTTGCTTGTGGGGGCGTCTTTGGGGTGCGCGGGGGCGCTCATGCAGGGGGTTTTCGGGAATCCGCTCGCCGAGCCCGGGGTGATCGGGATTTCTTCCGGGGCGGCGGTGGGGGCGGTTGCCGCGATTTCCCTGGGGGTGGGGTTTCTGGGGACCTGGACTGTTCCGGCGTTCGCTTTCGTCGGGGGACTCGGGACTGCTCTGCTGGTTTACGCGTTGTCCCGCAGCGGGGGTAAAGCGGAGGTGGTGACGCTCATTCTCACCGGAATCGCCGTCAACGCCTTCGGCGGTGCCCTCATCGGCCTGTTCCTGTTCTTCGCCGACACCGCCGCCGTGAATCAGATCGTGTTCTGGCAGCTCGGATCGCTGTCACAGGCGACCTGGCCCAAGGTGCTGGCCGTGCTGCCGTGCACGGTCGTGGGACTGGCGCTGGCCCCGCTCTACTCACGCCGGCTCGACCTCCTCGCCCTCGGGGAGCGGCCCGCCCGGCATCTCGGGGTCGATGTGGAGCGGCTTCGGGTGGTGCTGATCCTGGTGATCGCACTGTTGACGGCCGCCGCGGTGAGCGTTTCGGGGATCATCGGGTTCGTGGGCCTGGTCATTCCGCATCTGCTGCGGATGGCCGCCGGGCCGGGGCACCGGTTCCTGGTGCCGGTGAGCGCGTTGCTGGGGGCGTTCGTTCTGCTGGCCGCGGATCTGTCGTCGCGGACCATCGCCGCGCCCGCGGAATTGCCTTTGGGGGTGCTGACGGGGCTGCTGGGGAGCCCGTTCTTCTTCTGGCTGCTGCACCGGACTCGCCAGCGACAAGGGGGCTGGGTCTGA
- the efeB gene encoding iron uptake transporter deferrochelatase/peroxidase subunit produces the protein MTESPSRRALLGWGGAGLALGAVAAGSAVAVSDSGGDDHEPSTAVEFHGTHQAGIATPVQDRLHFAAFDVTTTERAEFVRLLKDWTEAARRMAAGRPVGEGAFGGLAEAPPDDTGEALGLKPSRLTLTIGFGPSLFAKFGLAGQRPEALIDLPQFPGEALDLARSNGDLCVQACADDPQVAVHAIRNLARIGFGKVVVRWSQLGFGKTSSTTPDAQTPRNLMGFKDGTRNIAGTETDRLEKFVWASEQDGPAWMAGGSYLVARRIRMHIETWDRTSLQEQEDVFGRDKGEGAPVGKANEHDEPFLKAMKPDAHVRLAHPDSNGGSTILRRGYSFTDGTDGLGRLDAGLFFLAYQRDVRDGFVRIQRHLATDALNEYIQHVGSAVFAVPPGVRDADDWWGRALFEGK, from the coding sequence ATGACCGAATCCCCTTCCCGCCGGGCCCTGTTGGGCTGGGGCGGCGCCGGTCTCGCGCTCGGCGCGGTCGCCGCCGGGAGCGCCGTCGCCGTCAGCGACAGCGGCGGTGACGACCACGAGCCTTCCACCGCCGTCGAGTTCCACGGCACCCACCAGGCCGGGATCGCCACGCCGGTCCAGGACCGCCTGCACTTCGCCGCGTTCGACGTCACCACCACCGAACGCGCCGAGTTCGTCCGGCTGTTGAAGGACTGGACCGAGGCCGCGCGCCGGATGGCCGCCGGACGGCCGGTCGGCGAGGGCGCGTTCGGCGGGCTCGCGGAGGCTCCGCCGGACGACACCGGCGAGGCGCTGGGGCTGAAGCCGTCGCGGCTGACGCTGACGATCGGGTTCGGGCCGTCGCTGTTCGCGAAGTTCGGCCTCGCCGGCCAGCGGCCCGAGGCACTGATCGACCTGCCGCAATTCCCCGGCGAGGCACTGGACTTGGCGCGCTCGAACGGCGACCTGTGCGTGCAGGCGTGCGCGGACGATCCGCAGGTCGCCGTGCACGCGATCCGCAACCTCGCCCGCATCGGGTTCGGCAAGGTCGTCGTGCGCTGGTCCCAACTCGGCTTCGGGAAGACCTCGTCGACGACCCCGGACGCGCAGACCCCGCGCAATCTCATGGGGTTCAAGGACGGCACCCGCAACATCGCCGGCACCGAGACGGACCGGCTGGAGAAGTTCGTGTGGGCGTCCGAGCAGGACGGCCCGGCGTGGATGGCCGGCGGCTCCTACCTCGTCGCCCGGCGGATCCGGATGCACATCGAGACATGGGACCGCACCTCGCTCCAGGAGCAGGAGGACGTCTTCGGCCGCGACAAGGGCGAGGGCGCGCCCGTCGGGAAGGCGAACGAGCACGACGAGCCGTTCCTGAAGGCGATGAAGCCCGACGCGCACGTACGGCTCGCGCACCCCGACTCCAACGGCGGCTCGACGATCCTGCGCCGGGGCTACTCCTTCACCGACGGCACCGACGGGCTCGGGCGCCTCGACGCGGGCCTGTTCTTCCTCGCGTACCAGCGCGACGTGCGCGACGGATTCGTCAGGATCCAGCGGCACTTGGCGACCGACGCGCTCAACGAGTACATCCAGCACGTCGGTTCGGCGGTGTTCGCCGTGCCGCCGGGGGTGCGGGACGCGGACGACTGGTGGGGCCGCGCCCTGTTCGAGGGGAAGTGA
- a CDS encoding heme ABC transporter ATP-binding protein, with protein sequence MRLPRPRPTPPPPPTPGTLLAEAVGLHLDLGPRRVLHGVTLPVHAGELLALVGPNGAGKSTLLAALAADLPAADGVVRVHGRPAQEWTTPELALRRAVLPQEAAVSFPFPVEDVVRMGRAPHDTSPAEDEVIMRTAMAATEVTRFAGRPFAALSGGERARVALARVLAQRAPLLLLDEPTAALDLRHQELVLRICRERAAAGDAVVVVLHDLGLAAAYAHRVAVLREGRVAADGPPEEVFTDALLSEVYDQPIEVIRHPGNGSLLVAPKR encoded by the coding sequence ATGAGACTCCCCCGCCCCCGCCCCACTCCCCCACCACCCCCCACCCCCGGCACCCTCCTCGCCGAAGCCGTCGGCCTCCATCTCGACCTCGGCCCCCGCCGCGTCCTCCACGGCGTCACCCTCCCCGTCCACGCGGGCGAACTCCTCGCGCTCGTCGGCCCCAACGGCGCCGGCAAGTCGACGCTGCTCGCGGCCCTGGCCGCCGATCTCCCCGCCGCCGACGGCGTCGTCCGCGTCCACGGCCGCCCGGCGCAGGAGTGGACCACCCCCGAACTCGCCCTGCGGCGCGCGGTGTTGCCGCAGGAGGCGGCCGTCTCGTTCCCGTTCCCCGTCGAGGACGTCGTCCGGATGGGGAGGGCGCCGCACGACACCTCGCCGGCGGAGGACGAGGTGATCATGAGAACGGCGATGGCCGCGACGGAGGTCACGCGGTTCGCGGGGCGTCCGTTCGCCGCGCTGAGCGGCGGCGAGCGGGCGAGGGTGGCGCTGGCGAGGGTGCTGGCGCAGCGGGCGCCGCTGCTGCTGCTCGACGAGCCGACGGCCGCGCTGGACCTCCGGCATCAGGAGCTGGTGCTGAGGATCTGCCGGGAGCGGGCGGCGGCGGGCGACGCCGTCGTCGTCGTGCTGCACGACCTGGGTCTCGCGGCAGCGTACGCGCACCGGGTGGCCGTGCTGCGGGAGGGGAGGGTCGCGGCGGACGGCCCGCCGGAGGAGGTGTTCACGGACGCGCTGCTGTCGGAGGTGTACGACCAGCCGATCGAGGTGATCCGGCATCCGGGGAACGGCAGCCTGCTGGTCGCCCCCAAGCGTTAA